The Oncorhynchus kisutch isolate 150728-3 unplaced genomic scaffold, Okis_V2 scaffold1149, whole genome shotgun sequence sequence tctacacctgcattgcttgctgtttggggttttaggctgggtttctgtacagcactttgagatatcagctgatgtacgaagggctatataaataaatttgatttgatttgacctaagACGCTCCAGCCTTTAGGAATCTCGCTCCACACTCCAGTCAAGTTGGGCTCCACTCCAGCTCCTCTCACATGCTCTGGTCTCTCCACACAGCTCCAGGACTGCACCCTGTTCCAGGAGGGGTGTTCCCGGTCCCCCCGGCCGCAGTCATCCTGATGAAGCTACTGCCTCCACCCACCTGCTTCGTGGTCAGTACCAACACCCCACAACTCACTGTTGGTGGCATCACAGTACCAACACCCCGCCACTCACTGTTGGTGGCATCACAGTACCAACACCCCGCCACTCACTGTTGGTGACATCACAGTACCAACACCCCACCACTCACTGTTGGTGACATCACAGTACCAACACCCCACCACTCACTGTTGGTGACATCACAGTACCAACACCCCACCACTCACTGTTGGTGACATCACAGTACCAACACCCCACCACTCACTGTTGGTGACATCACAGTACCAACACCCCACCACTCACTGTTGGTGACATCACAGTACCAACACCCCACCACTCACTGTTGGTGACATCACAGTACCAACACCCCACCACTCACTGTTGGTGACATCACAGTACCAACACCCCACCACTCACTGTTGGTGACATCACAGTACCAACACCCCACCACTCACTGTTGGTGACATCACAGTACCAACACCCCACCACTCACTGTTGGTGACTTCACAGTACCAACACCCCACCACTCACTGTTGGTGACATCACAGTACCAACACCCCACCACTCACTGTTGGTGACTTCACAGTACCAACACCCCACCACTCACTGTTGGTGACATCACAGTACCAACACCCCACCACTCACTGTTGGTGACTTCACAGTACCAACACCCCACCACTCACTGTTGGTGACATGTGGCTGTTGTGCTGATGTTGTGGTGTTTCTGCAGGGGCCCTTTGTGCAGGTGGATGAACTGATGGAGAGCTTCAGGAGATGTACACTACCAGAGAGTAAGTAGCTTTGAAACTGTCATATCACCAAGCTTTCCTTTAGATTTTCCTTTGCCTGAATAGCACACTTAATGTTGATGTgaatatctctctctcagctgtagATGCAGCAGTAGAGTTGATAACGGGCAGGCAGCCTGATGCCGGCGGAGAAGGGAACGGTTCCATGGAGAACCACGCCATGACCAAGTCACTGAAGAGACCCAATGCAGactctgatgaagaggaggacaagGGCGCTGTGGCCCCACCCGTTCACGACATCTACCGCGCTCGCCAGCAGAAGAGGATCCGgtgaacacacactcactcagacacacGCACACTTGGGATGGACTCTGTACAGGAATGTAACCCCATTACGTCAAACCTTTTAGGGCAAACAGACTCGTCTGCAGTTTGTCTGGAAGAGTCTTTATATCCAACCATCGTTGGTCCCTCTAAACACACCTGtggtttttttttttgttgttggtgtttttttaacagttttattttttaaagctgGGTGACTAATACTGTACAAAGTTTTTAATTCAACCCTTAATTTGACACTCAGCTGTTTGGCCTTGTGAACCTCTGGTGATGGACAAATGGAATCCACCTGTTTTTCTAGTCAAATTGAGAGAATACATTTCCTTTCAATAAAAAGAGGGGAAAAGAACCAAAACTAAACTGGCTCCTGTCTTGTGTGTTACTGAAATGATCACTTCTGTTCTCTTAGGTTATTTTAATGTTATTTCAAGGTCAATCATGTTTGAGGGGTAAaagtctacagtatatatctgtgGCTGTGCACATTTAATAGTCACCACTAGGGTTCAGCGTGGTGCTGTCCAGACCAGAGATTTCCAGCTGTGTGTATCAGTGCATCAGCAGAGGAGCCTGATAAAACCAGTCTCCATCTATCTAATCATATTCCCTGCCTTGATGATGAGACCTGCTCAGTACCAGACCATCACAAGACCTCCCATCTGTCTGTTAGAGCTGAGACAGGTCTGCCTCTGGCCACCTCCACCAGCCTGTTATTAACTTAGTAACTATGACTGATCTACGTACGGGTGCATTGTAGGCCGGTATCACACCCAGATCAATCCAGGAACTGGCTCATCTAGGGGTCTTTAAAGGGCCCTGTATTTGTGTTAACTGAATAGATTCTGGGAGAACATCCAAACCAAAGTTTAAACGTGATGGCTAATGTGTTGGGAGGGGAGAAGTTGGTTCAGTGAGTTTAAAAATAGTGTTCTTCCCTCCGGTCCAAATCTCCACTGACCACATTCCTCATGAGTTAAGGGTGTGGAAGAGAAGATGTGGAGAGGGGACTGATTTAAATACCTGCTGCTATTTCCTGCTAACACAACCTAATATGTAACAATCCAATATGGACGGTAAAACTAGCCAATCAAAAATAGGCTTGTTGAACGtagctgtgtgtgttggtgcattTCACATAGATACACATGAGAATACATTTTAATGGTGCATTGGCTGTAATCTAGTTGTGTGGTTTGGAGGACAGGTGAGTTTAATATGGCCTAGGACAGGAAGACACACTCAATAACATGCTTCCTAGAGGAAATCCTCCTGATGTTCATTAAGGCAGGTACATCAATATTTATCCACCCTGCACACAATAGCTTCCACCACGGCTGATAATCAACTGAGAATGAGTTGTTTGGCAGCTCACTTACCCTGGGCTCTATTAACCTATTCACAGTGACAACGTCCTCTATAGGAGAGAGATCCATAACAGATCACAACACTAACGATGTGCCCTCCACACCATAATGTCATATCATCTGGACACCTAGCCCCAAGTCAATCAGCCCTTTACCAGACACCAAGCCCCAAGTCAATCAGCCCTTTACCAGACACCTACTGTAGCCCCAAGTCAATCAGCCCTTTACCAGACACCAAGCCCCAAGTCAATCAGCCCTTTACCAGACACCTAGCCCCAAGTCAATCAGCCCTTTACCAGACATCTACTGTAGCCCCAAGTCAATCAGCCCTTTACCAGACACCTACTGTAGCCCCAAGTCAATCAGCCCTTTACCAGACACCTACTGTAGCCCCAAGTCAATCAGCCCTTTACCAGACACCTACTGTAGCCCCAAGTCAATCAGCCTTTTACCAGACATCTACTGTAGCCCCAAGTCAATCAGCCCTTTACCAGACACCTACTGTAGCCCCAAGTCAATCAATTGCAGACTGTGCTGTAGGTTAATAGTAGGGAGTTTTCTctctggcaggcaggcagaggttgCCCAACACCACTGTGTGAGAGAgctcctccactccttctctcttctctctcctctaatcCTTCActcgtctctctcctccactcctctccttcacccctctctccttcactcctctctctcctctactccttcaCTCCTCTATCCTCCACACCTtcactccttcactcctctctctcctccactcctctctcctccactccttcattcttctctctccttcactcctctctctcctccacaccttcactcctctccttcactcttctctcctccactctctctcctcctctctcctccactccttcgctcctctctctcctccactcctctccttcactcctctctctcctccactcttctctctcctcctctcctccactcttctctctcctcctctcctacactcctctctcctccactcctctcctctctctctctcctccactcctccctccactcctctctcctccactccttcacttttctctccttcactcctctctctcctccactcctccacttctctctcctccactcctccactcctctctcctcctctccttcactcttatctccttcactcctctctctcctccactccttcactccactctttccttcactcctctccctcctccactcctccacttctctctcctccactccttcactccactctctccttcactcctctccctcctccactcctctctctcctccactccttcactccactctctccttcactcctctccctcctccactcctctctctcctctctccttcactcctctcttctccactcctctctctccttcactgctctctcctccactcctctctctccaccactcctctctccttcactgctctctcctccactccactctctccttcactcctctctctcctccactccttcactccactctttccttcactcctctccctcctccactcctccacttctctctcctccactccttcactccactctctccttcactcctctccctcctccactcctctctctcctccactccttcactccactctctccttcactcctctccctcctccactcctctctctcctctctccttcactcctctcttctccactcctctctctccttcactgctctctcctccactcctctccctcctccactcctctctctctccttcactcctctccctcctccactcctatctctccttcactcctctctcctccactcctctccctcctccactcctctctctcctctctccttcgctcctctctctcctccactcctctccttcactcctctctctcctccactcctctcctccactctactcctacactcctctctcctccactcctctcctctctctctctcctccactcctctctcctccactccttcactcttctctccttcactcctctctctcctccacttctctctcctccactcctccactcctctctcctcctctccttcactcttctctccttcactcctctctctcctccactccttctctctcctccactccttcactccactctttccttcactcctctccctcctccactcctccacttctctctcctccactccttcactccactctctccttcactcctctccctcctccactcctctctctcctccactcctccacttctctctcctccactccttcactccactctctccttcactcctctctctcctctctccttcactcctctcttctccactcctctctctccttcactgctctctcctccactcctctccctcctccactcctctctctctccttcactcctctccctcctccactcctctctctccttcactcctctctcctccactcctctccctcctccactcctctctctcctctctccttcactcctctctcctccactcctctctctccttcactgctctctcctccactcctctccctcctccactcctctctctccttcactcctctctcctccactcctctctctccttcactgctctctcctccactcctctctctccaccactcctctctccttcactgctctctcctccactccactctctccttcactgctctctccttcactgctctctcctccactcctctccctcctccactcctctctctccttcactcctctctcctccactcctctctctccttcactgctctctcctccactcctctctctccaccactcctctctccttcactgctctctcctccactccactctctccttcactgctctctcctccactcctctctccttcactcctctctcctccactcctctctctccttcactcctctctcctctcctctctctccttcactcctctctcctccactcctctctctccttcactcctctctcctctcctctctctccttcactcctctctcctccactcctctccctcctccactcctctctctccttcactcctctctcctccactcctctctctccttcactcctctctcctctcctctctctccttcactcctctctcctccactcctctctctccaccactctacTTTTCTCCTTTATTCCTCTCTATTTTACATGCGTTCCCTTCCGTTTGAAGAACAACATGAGTATGCTACCTCATCTGAATGGTTTTTACATGAGTATGctaccccatctgaatggtttttacattagtattctaccccatctgaatggtttttACATTAGTATGctaccccatctgaatggtttttACATTAGTATGctaccccatctgaatggtttttACATTAGTATACTACCGCATCTGAATGGTTTTTACATTAGTATTctaccccatctgaatggtttttacattagtattctaccccatctgaatggtttttACATTAGTATGctaccccatctgaatggtttttacattagtattctaccccatctgaatggtttttACATGAGTATGctaccccatctgaatggtttttACATTAGTATActaccccatctgaatggtttttacattagtattctaccccatctgaatggtttttACATTAGTATGctaccccatctgaatggtttttACATTAGTATGctaccccatctgaatggtttttACATTAGTATActaccccatctgaatggtttttacattagtattctaccccatctgaatggtttttACATTAGTATGctaccccatctgaatggtttttACATTAGTATActaccccatctgaatggtttttACATTAGTATGctaccccatctgaatggtttttacattagtattctaccccatctgaatggtttttACATTAGTATGctaccccatctgaatggtttttAAATTAGTATGCTACCTCATCTGAATGGTTTTTACATTAGTATGctaccccatctgaatggtttttACATGAGTATGctaccccatctgaatggtttttacattagtattctaccccatctgaatggtttttACATTAGTATGctaccccatctgaatggtttttACATTAGTATGCTATCCCATCTGAATGGTTTTTACATTAGCATGctaccccatctgaatggtttttACATTAGTATGctaccccatctgaatggtttttACATTCGTATGCTACCCCATCTGAATTGTTTTTACATTCGTATGctaccccatctgaatggtttttACATTAGTATGctaccccatctgaatggtttttACATTAGTATGctaccccatctgaatggtttttACATTCGTATGctaccccatctgaatggtttttACATTAGTATGctaccccatctgaatggtttttACAAGAGTTTCTTTTGAAGCGACTGCTAATTAGTCAAGTAAACAGAAGAGTCTGTAGGATGTCCAGTTTCAAACAGGACTGTGGATCCTCTACATCAGGATGTGCTGTGTAACCCAGGTGTCAAACACTGTAGCTACTGTGTGTCTCTGCTGTCTAATCAGACCCTTATGTCAACTGGATTGTTATGCAGCATTCGGTATCTTAGTAGTTCCTAAACTGTTGGTTGGGACCCACTTATGGGTCACGGGAGGACTACGAATTTGTTTTGCTTCATTTATCTGTTGCTAGTTAATTCTTTACAATTGGCCCAAAGAGCTCATTCCCACATCAATGTGTGGAATTCAGTAGCTTTATCAAGAGAGTATGAGACCAGGCCTCTTCCGCTTCTACAAATCAGTCATGTATCGAGACCTGAATATGACTCAAGTCAAAACGGGCAACAAGATTCTGTACTGGACTTATGTTTAAGTTTCTAAATATGTAAAGGTGAAGTGCTGTCGGGTTATGACGGGCATCTCCCTTAACTGCAGCTGTGAACGGACAAGAGCATACGTTAAGAAACCCTGAGTACTGTCTGAACGGACAAGAGCATACGTTTAGAAACCATGAGTACTGTCTGTGAATGGACAAGAGCATACGTTAAGAAACCCTGAGTACTGTCTGAACGGACAAGAGCATACGTTAAGAAACCCTGAGTACTGTCTGAACGGACAAGAGCATACGTTAAGAAACCCTGAGTACTGTCTGTGAACGGACAAGAGCATACGTTAAGAAACCCTGAGTACTGTCTGAACGGACAAGAGCATACGTTAAGAAACCCTGAGTACTGTCTGTGAATGGACAAGAGCATACGTTAAGAAACCCTGAGTACTGTCTGAACGGACAAGAGCATACGTTAAGAAACCCTGAGTACTGTCTGTGAACGGACAAGAGCATACGTTAAGAAACCCTGAGTACTGTCTGAACGGACAAGAGCATACGTTAAGAAACCCTGAGTACTGTCTGTGAACGGACAAGACCATCCGTTAAGAAACCCTAAGTACTGTCTGTGAACGGACAAGACCATCCGTTGAGAAACCCTGAGTACTGTCTGTGAACGGACAAGACCATCCATTAAGAAACCCTGAGTACTGTCTGTGAACGGACAAGACCATCCATTGAGAAACCCTGAGTACTGTCTGTGAACGGACAAGACCATCCATTGAGAAACCCTGAGTAGTCTGTGAACGGACAAGACCATCCATTGAGAAACCCTGAGTACTGTCTGTGAACGGACAAGACCATCCATTGAGAAACCCTGAGTACTGTCTGTGAACGGACAAGACCATCCATTGAGAAACCCTGAGTACTGTCTGTGAACGGACAAGACCATCCATTGAGAAACCCTGAGTACTGTCTGTGAACGGACAAGACCATCCATTGAGAAACCCTGAGTACTGTCTGTGAACGGACAAGACCATCCATTGAGAAACCCTGAGTACTGTCTGTGGGCTGGGAAGGTCTAGTCAGATTCCTCACTTCACTAGACACAGTGATGGACACCAACATTATATCCTCTCCTCAAAATCTGGTGAATGTCCAATTTATAAAAGTAATACTTCAACAGCAGGTAACACAAGTATTGGTAACTTAACCTAAATGAATACTGTGTGGACTGGGAATATCTTGTCAGATTCCTAATTTCACTAAGAATACTGATGACACAGACATTTTGCAGTTTTCTTAGAACTCTGGGTAATGACCAGTTCAGCCAGTAATGTGTCTACATGTGTAAATACAGTTATTGGTAACCTAAATTAACTTAGTGAGATGCGGTTAGGGACCCTGAAAACTGTGACAAGCACTTTCCTGATCTAGTAGGCTAAACTAGGCCATTAAGTCACATCCGTATCACAGAACCTGTTTAACCAATTAGGAGTCCCTATACTGATTGACAATCTTTCTCCTGAAGCCAAGTTGTTGCTGCCTTGACAAACACGATGTAGCGTTGGGGAATGCAGGCTAAGAAGTCTGTCTTCTCTGGAACAATATGGGATATGGAAACCCAGAGAATGAATGAGTCTAGGTATGTAACTGTCAGCTGTTGAGTAACAATAGTCTCTCTATTGCTGAGGCAGCTACTGTGTTGGTTGAGCTACAGAGACCAGAAAGAACTCGAGGGATGTTATGAATATGGATATGAATTTCAATGAATGTTTACAACAGTGGGAAAAGAAATAGGACTCAAATTTGTGGATTTCAAATTTCCTCCGGCCTGATCTCATTGTTATACTTTGAAGGATATTGTGTGAGCAAACCACATGACAGAGTGGACTAGACTGGACGGCCTCACGTCAGCCTATTCTGAAACCCTTCATCTTTATTCCCCACACCATCTCTGTATTGTGTAACCACAGAGAAAGAATACATTCATTGAAACAGGATACGCAGAACGTCTTCTGACCTTCTCCCAAAGTGGCAGCAGACCCGGGGTTTTGTTGAGGAATAGAACACTAGAAGCCATGTGCATCTGTCACACAATTAGAGTTCTCAATAACACTTTTTGTTCAGCCTGTTTCCATAGGAACCGTATAAATGTCAAATAAtatctattatattttgacagacacTTGTAGTCTCTAAACGgtgtatttaaaatatatttctgGGAAGTTGTCTAGGACTGTAATTTTCTGAACTTATTTCTGAACAAATTGTTGAATGTCCCAATTGCACTGGAAGACAGGACAAATGGGTTAATTTCTTTCTGAGACAATCTCTACTTCATAAGGCTGACATCCAATTTGAGCATGAAATTCTATTATCAAAATGTCATCAGAGATGATTGGCCCTGTAACAGTCAAAAGAAGAGAATTCCACATTAACTTATAAAAACCATTCTCACATTTTATTAAAGCTTTCACATTCAACTCTTCACATGAGTGAAGTAAATAAAATCTATTAGTACACTGCATTTTTACAACATTTACATCACCTTTGTCtgtctttttattattttttacaaataataCATTAGTTATTCACTTAAATATCACCCTAGTTAGCTACAGATCATCACTTGACAATCTGCTTCCAAAGTACTGGACAAAGATCTCAGGATGCCCCTTGTAGAACTGTCCCAGCAAGCGTCTCTTCTCTTTGTTGGACAGTTTGGGGTTCTCGTGGATTGTCTTGAGTAGAGCCCATAGTTCCTCTTTGGTGGTCTTCTGTTTGCTCTCCACGTACGCTCTTCCATTAACTCGCCTGCAATATGTAGAGGCTGAgtgaagagaaagatagagggcaTTATGTCTTCATTCACCACACAAAACACAGAAGGTAGGTAAAGGTCAGATATTAGTACAGATTGACAGACATACAATCAAACAAAACAGACACCAAAAGCTCCCATACATGTTAAGACGTGTGGGTCTTTCCCCTTCACAATGTTGGTCAGTCTGTCGCTCACAAGTTGGTGCAACGACACTGGAATCTGAAAGGAGAGGATCATATAAGTTAAACCAACCGATCAGTGCTGCTTCCTCTGtttaaactcacacacacacaactctgttTACAAACTGTACTCACTGTTTGAGCTCGACTCCAATATTAAAGCTATCAGAGATATGGTAGCCTGGCTAGGCATTACACACTTTACACCAAAAAAGGgctcttcggctgtccccataggagaaccatttttggttccaggtagaaccctctgtggaaagggttctacattgaacaCAAAatgtttctacctggaaccaaaagggttctacctagaaccaagaagggttcttcaaagggttctcctatggggacagccgacgaacccttttaggttctagatagcacctttttttctaagagtgttcaGATCAGTGTCTTTCATGGAGTCCTACTCAAAGTTCATCCCACTGTTTGAGCGGTAAACAGACTATTAACAGACTGAGTAATAAACAGTCTATTAACAGACAGTTTGAGTAGTAAACAGTCTATAAACAGACTGAGTAATAAACAGTCTATTAACAGACAGTTTGAGTAGTAAACAGTCTATTAACAGACAGTTTGAGAGGTAAACAGTCTATTAACAGACAGTTTGAGAGGTAAACAGTCTATTAACAGACAGTTTGAGCGGTAAACAGTCTATTAACAGACAGTTTGAGTAGTAAACAGTCTATTAACACACAGTTTGAGTAGTAAACAGTCTATTAACAGACAGTTTCAGCGGTAAACAGTCTATAAACAGACAGTTTGAGTAGTAAACAGACAGTTTGAGAGGTAAACAGTCTATTAACAGACAGTTTGAGAGGTAAACAGTCTATTAACAGACAGTTTGAGAGGTAAACAGTCTATTAACAGACAGTTTGAGAGGTAAACAGTCTTAACAGACAGTTTGAGTAGTAAACAGTCTATAAACAGACAGTTTGAGAGGTAAACAGTCTATTAACAGACAGTTTGAGAGGTAAACAGTCTATTAACAGACAGTTTGAGTAGTAAACAGTCTATTAACAGACAGTTTGAGAGGTAAACAGTCTATAAACAGACAGTTTGAGTAGTAAACAGTCTATTAACAGACAGTTTGAGAGGTAAACAGTCTATTAACAGACAGTTTGAGCGGTAAACAGTCTATTAACAGACAGTTTGAGAGGTAAACAGTCTATTAACAGACAGTTTGAGAGGTAAACAGTCTATAAACAGACAGTTTGAGTAGTAAACAGTCTATTAACAGACAGTTTGAGAGGTAAACAGTCTATTAACAGAAGGTTTGAGAGGTAAACAGTCTATTAACAGACAGTTTGAGCGGTAAACAGTCTATTAACAGACAGTTTGAGAGGTAAACAGTCTTAACAGACAGTTTGAGCGGTAAACAGTCTATTAACAGACAGTTTGAGTGGTAAACAGTCTATAAACAGACAGTTTGAGTAGTAAACAGTCTATTAACAGACAGTTTGAGAGGTAAACAGTCTATAAACAGACAGTTTGAGTAGTAAACAGTCTATTAACAGACAGTTTGAGCGGTAAACAGTCTATTAACAGACAGTTTGAGCGGTAAACAGTCTATTAACAGACAGTTTGAGCGGTAAATAGTCTATAAACAGACAGTTTGAGTAGTAAACAGTCTATAAACAGACAGTTTGAGTAGTAAACAGTCTATAAACAGACAGTTTGAGCGGTAAACAGTCTATTAACAGACTGTGTCAACAGTCTCAGCACACTGACCCAGATGTCTTTAGTCTATATAGTTCAGACACAAGTGCAAAACATCATATTAATCCCCCACctacccacacacatgcacacacacacgcctacctGTTCACCTATTCACACACAGTCTGATAAAAGATGAGTGCACACACACCTTGAAGACGTCACAGTGGTTTTCCACCATAAACAGCACCAGCAGGTCAACCTTCCCCTTGGCCAGTCTCATGCTGTAGACGATGGCACTAGAGAAAGATCTCTTCACCGccatcctgttctctacctggaAAACAAGACAACGTTCACATCTACGTACATACAGAATATAGAGAGTGGCTGCTAGATATGATCCTTGACCTCTTGGAGTAGTTTGGAAGACACAAACAGTCAGGGAGAGCTAtagcagtatacacacacacacacacacacacacacacacacacacacacacacacacacacacacacacacacacacacacctcccctcaCCTCTTTGTGCAGTTTGACCTCCTGCGGTTTGGCAGCGACGGCCATGAATCGCAGCAGTCTGCGTAGCTCCTCTTTACTGCGAGAGTCCTGTAGtttcagacacagctgtagggcCTCCAGAGCCTGCTCCCTCTTCCCATTCACTatggacacacagagaggacaggatagcTGTTACCGTCCCTGACAGGCTgaaccccccctctctgtccccagtcATGACGTTTGTGCTTTCACGTACTGGTTTAATCAGCTGAATGAATCCCTTGAATAATACTTGTTATTAAAAAGTCTAAACCCATTTCGACAGGGGAAATGCCCTAGAGCACATAGACCATGTATATGGCTGTCTTACCCAGTAGTTCAGAGATGCTGGAGTGGATGTCGAAGACGTGGTTGCTGAGTAGTGGAGGGTGCTGTGTCTCTCCGTAGTGCTGGACCAGGATCCCATACACCAGTCTCTTACACTGGCCCTGGTCCTCACCGCAGCGGGGCAGACCCCTGCTCACCTCAACCACCAAGTCATCTGGCAGGAACTCCAGACAGTCCACCGCCGCCGACAACCACTCATCagccc is a genomic window containing:
- the LOC116365001 gene encoding DEP domain-containing protein 7 isoform X2, yielding MAGKPFRATFIWSSIIANLQQRIQVKRHRHKLKTYHDCFLGSEAVDVVLAHVIQSRFCGDAEVPRSKAVRLCQALMDSRVFEAVGTNVFGNKEKRRATFEDSSCSLYRLLPLPSSPTTMTSSHSTSTITIESGYDSPSKHRNSYSPPLKRKEDQYSNNHSPVKTDKSLEDVLGNLNITSTITPQMINLGLSQELVGEVWRQQTVFRLLQLIELPLLESLLEGEERPRPPLHSMDSDPDLLYTSSYLDREVLKAFSEAQADEWLSAAVDCLEFLPDDLVVEVSRGLPRCGEDQGQCKRLVYGILVQHYGETQHPPLLSNHVFDIHSSISELLVNGKREQALEALQLCLKLQDSRSKEELRRLLRFMAVAAKPQEVKLHKEVENRMAVKRSFSSAIVYSMRLAKGKVDLLVLFMVENHCDVFKIPVSLHQLVSDRLTNIVKGKDPHVLTSSTYCRRVNGRAYVESKQKTTKEELWALLKTIHENPKLSNKEKRRLLGQFYKGHPEIFVQYFGSRLSSDDL